In one Microbacterium invictum genomic region, the following are encoded:
- a CDS encoding SPFH domain-containing protein — translation MEIAGVVGILIIVGIAVVAAVVIGLVALLFARSWIKVARADEALVISGRKQKVQSTVLAADGTSSSEMSESPVTVIVNGKSLVNPITQRHEIISLRSRQVSLNAEAQSLDNVTLNVDGVAIVKIGSDPLFVRRAAERFASQDAAIEQFTTEQLEGALRGIVATLSVVELMRERKKFSDQIAADVSHELAEQGLILDSFQIKGITDAVGYIQSLGAPEIQAKRQAAEIAQTNADRAINQKIITNKEANLVEQTALDTNTANADAGVGRARAEAEQAEYLARAQAEQAVLQQQAENKQAQLDADVKRVADAQRYEAETRAQAELYTRERAAEAAAIEQVKQAEARTRIAEQQAEADRARAAGEAAAAESKATGEANALRSLADAEATARRLRAQAEADAIRAEGEARAAAVQAEAQAIASNQEAFLSQRVLDVLPSIMAEFAKGYSTIGNVSIIGSSGDDGASDVVGGDSAKALRSVFDSVESATGLDLAAIIQGQAVGRGIGSGMTGAAAPASAAAASAPARTPAATRDSVDDAVGD, via the coding sequence ATGGAGATCGCCGGAGTCGTCGGCATCCTGATCATCGTCGGCATCGCGGTCGTGGCCGCGGTCGTCATCGGGCTGGTCGCACTGCTGTTCGCACGCAGCTGGATCAAGGTCGCCCGCGCCGACGAGGCCCTGGTGATCTCGGGGCGCAAGCAGAAGGTGCAGAGTACGGTGCTGGCCGCCGATGGCACGAGCTCGTCGGAGATGTCGGAGTCGCCGGTGACGGTGATCGTCAACGGCAAGTCGCTGGTGAATCCGATCACCCAGCGCCACGAGATCATCTCGCTGCGCTCGCGTCAGGTGTCGCTGAATGCCGAAGCGCAGTCGCTCGACAACGTCACACTGAACGTGGACGGGGTGGCGATCGTGAAGATCGGCTCCGACCCGCTGTTCGTGCGCCGCGCGGCGGAGCGCTTCGCCTCGCAGGACGCCGCGATCGAGCAGTTCACCACCGAACAGCTCGAGGGTGCCCTCCGCGGCATCGTCGCGACCCTCTCGGTGGTCGAGCTCATGCGTGAGCGCAAGAAGTTCTCCGACCAGATCGCCGCCGACGTCTCGCACGAGCTCGCCGAGCAGGGTCTCATCCTCGACTCGTTTCAGATCAAGGGCATCACCGACGCGGTGGGCTACATCCAGTCGCTCGGTGCTCCCGAGATCCAGGCGAAGCGCCAGGCGGCAGAGATCGCCCAGACCAACGCCGACCGTGCGATCAACCAGAAGATCATCACGAACAAGGAAGCGAACCTCGTCGAGCAGACCGCCCTCGACACCAATACCGCCAACGCGGACGCGGGTGTCGGCCGGGCGCGGGCCGAGGCCGAGCAGGCCGAGTACCTCGCCCGCGCCCAGGCCGAGCAGGCTGTTCTTCAGCAGCAGGCCGAGAACAAGCAGGCCCAGCTGGATGCCGATGTCAAGCGTGTCGCGGACGCGCAGCGCTACGAGGCCGAGACCCGCGCGCAGGCCGAGCTGTACACGCGCGAGCGAGCGGCCGAGGCTGCGGCGATCGAGCAGGTGAAGCAGGCCGAGGCGCGTACGCGCATCGCCGAGCAGCAGGCCGAAGCCGATCGCGCCCGCGCCGCCGGTGAGGCCGCGGCGGCAGAGTCCAAGGCGACCGGTGAGGCGAACGCGCTGCGCTCCCTCGCGGATGCCGAGGCCACCGCGCGGCGCCTGCGCGCCCAGGCCGAGGCCGACGCGATCCGCGCCGAGGGCGAGGCACGCGCCGCGGCGGTGCAGGCCGAGGCCCAGGCCATCGCTTCGAACCAGGAAGCCTTCCTCTCGCAGCGGGTACTCGACGTGCTGCCCTCGATCATGGCCGAGTTCGCCAAGGGCTACTCCACGATCGGCAACGTCTCGATCATCGGCAGCTCGGGCGACGACGGCGCATCGGATGTCGTGGGCGGCGACAGCGCGAAGGCGCTGCGCTCGGTCTTCGACAGCGTCGAGTCGGCCACCGGGCTCGACCTGGCCGCGATCATCCAGGGCCAGGCGGTCGGCCGGGGAATCGGGAGCGGGATGACGGGGGCGGCGGCGCCGGCCTCCGCGGCGGCTGCATCCGCACCGGCGCGCACGCCGGCGGCAACGCGCGACTCCGTGGACGACGCCGTCGGCGACTGA
- a CDS encoding SDR family oxidoreductase: MTDLFAPRHAIVTASDSGIGAATAIALAEAGLDVGITWHSDKDGAEQTAAEVRARGSRAVVTRFDATDLEGAASVIDALADDLGGVDVFVNNAGGGSGGPFLDLDLEAWRKDVVLNLDGAFVGMQAAARRMVAAGRGGRIIAVTSVHEHQPRVGSAAYVASKHGLGGLVKTMAQELGEYGITVNALGPGEIATPLNDMDAEEAEKTHRPGIPLGRPGRPEEIAAVAAFLASPAASYVTGASWVVDGGMLQMGPQAGSHLTSDEWRRAGS, translated from the coding sequence ATGACTGACCTCTTCGCTCCCCGGCACGCCATCGTGACCGCGTCCGACTCCGGCATCGGTGCTGCCACGGCCATCGCCCTCGCCGAGGCGGGGCTGGATGTCGGGATCACCTGGCACTCCGATAAGGACGGCGCCGAGCAGACCGCTGCAGAGGTGCGCGCCCGCGGGTCGCGCGCTGTGGTGACCCGGTTCGACGCCACCGACCTCGAGGGCGCCGCGTCGGTCATCGACGCGCTCGCCGACGACCTCGGTGGCGTGGACGTCTTCGTCAACAACGCGGGCGGCGGGTCGGGTGGCCCGTTCCTCGACCTGGACCTCGAGGCGTGGCGGAAGGACGTCGTCCTGAACCTCGACGGCGCCTTCGTGGGTATGCAGGCTGCGGCGCGCCGAATGGTCGCCGCGGGTCGCGGCGGGCGGATCATCGCCGTCACGAGTGTGCACGAGCACCAGCCTCGGGTGGGAAGTGCCGCCTACGTCGCGTCCAAGCACGGTCTGGGCGGACTTGTGAAGACGATGGCGCAGGAGTTGGGCGAGTACGGCATCACGGTCAACGCGCTCGGTCCGGGAGAGATCGCCACCCCCCTCAACGACATGGACGCCGAAGAGGCCGAGAAGACGCATCGTCCCGGCATCCCTCTCGGTCGTCCGGGGCGTCCCGAAGAGATCGCGGCCGTCGCGGCGTTCCTCGCTTCGCCCGCCGCCTCGTATGTGACCGGGGCGAGCTGGGTCGTCGACGGAGGGATGCTGCAGATGGGCCCGCAGGCGGGGTCGCACCTCACCTCGGACGAGTGGCGTCGCGCCGGCAGTTGA
- a CDS encoding rhomboid family intramembrane serine protease — translation MTAAATSPRSTSRWTTRALQPLILAAIMWAITALDAVLPGSWVRMFGIESWALEGLDGILLAHGLHSGWPHLLANTIPFLVLGVLVALDGIGRFWAVTAIVAVIAGVGTWILNAPGTITVGASGMVFGYFGYLVVRAFVARSLGHGILYALIALTVVALYGGSMLAGIFRAADGISWQAHLFGAIGGAIAAIALRRTRAGARSRAPQPHHRVG, via the coding sequence ATGACCGCTGCCGCGACCTCGCCGCGATCGACCAGTCGCTGGACGACCCGTGCGCTCCAGCCGCTGATCCTCGCGGCGATCATGTGGGCCATCACGGCATTGGACGCGGTCCTGCCCGGAAGCTGGGTTCGGATGTTCGGCATCGAGTCGTGGGCTCTCGAGGGCCTCGACGGCATCCTGCTCGCCCACGGCCTGCACTCCGGGTGGCCGCACCTGCTCGCCAACACGATCCCGTTCCTCGTCCTCGGGGTGCTCGTCGCACTCGACGGCATCGGCCGGTTCTGGGCGGTGACCGCCATCGTCGCGGTGATCGCCGGTGTCGGGACGTGGATCTTGAATGCACCCGGCACCATCACCGTGGGCGCATCCGGCATGGTCTTCGGCTACTTCGGCTACCTGGTGGTCCGCGCATTCGTGGCGAGGTCGTTGGGACACGGCATCCTTTACGCGCTGATCGCGCTGACGGTCGTCGCCCTGTACGGCGGGAGCATGCTAGCCGGGATCTTCCGCGCCGCGGACGGAATCTCCTGGCAGGCGCACCTCTTCGGCGCGATCGGGGGAGCGATCGCGGCGATCGCCCTTCGCAGGACGCGCGCCGGCGCCCGGTCGCGAGCACCGCAGCCTCATCACCGCGTCGGGTGA
- a CDS encoding NAD(P)/FAD-dependent oxidoreductase has translation MAVDVTVVGGGISGLACARAATAGGLSVRVLDRGRRVGGRLSSRTLWGRPVDLGASYFVPDDSDFDGVVRGWADRGLARPWTDTFAVIDADGEQTRKTGPMRWAAPRGLRSLAVDLADGLDVRTEHTVERVEPYRIDGDEAGEVVLAMPGPQAARLLDAAPGSELAWEPVIAVALRWDSRQWPIDLHGAFVDADPDVSFIADDGDRRGDAAPMLVVHTTAERARGQLADPAAAIPPVLDAVRRLLRIDAEPAATFAHRWTFARPVGTTGEPFSRTPGLSACGDAWGDRAAVRTAWGSGHALGRALAAT, from the coding sequence ATGGCAGTGGACGTAACGGTGGTCGGCGGCGGGATTTCCGGACTCGCGTGCGCCCGAGCCGCCACGGCCGGCGGCCTGTCGGTACGCGTTCTCGATCGCGGCCGCCGCGTCGGCGGGCGTCTCTCGAGCCGAACGCTCTGGGGACGCCCGGTCGATCTCGGCGCTTCCTACTTCGTCCCGGACGATTCCGACTTCGACGGCGTCGTCCGCGGATGGGCGGATCGCGGCCTCGCCCGCCCCTGGACCGACACCTTCGCCGTGATCGACGCCGACGGCGAGCAGACGCGCAAGACGGGACCGATGCGCTGGGCTGCGCCGCGAGGGCTGCGATCGCTCGCTGTCGATCTCGCAGATGGCCTCGATGTGCGCACCGAACACACTGTCGAGCGCGTCGAGCCGTACCGGATCGACGGGGACGAGGCCGGCGAGGTCGTGCTCGCCATGCCAGGCCCGCAGGCTGCGCGTCTTCTCGACGCGGCTCCCGGCAGCGAGCTCGCGTGGGAGCCCGTCATCGCCGTGGCGCTGCGATGGGACAGCCGGCAGTGGCCGATCGATCTGCACGGTGCCTTCGTCGACGCCGACCCGGACGTGTCGTTCATCGCCGACGACGGCGACCGTCGGGGCGACGCCGCGCCCATGCTCGTCGTGCACACGACGGCCGAGCGCGCCCGCGGGCAGCTCGCCGACCCTGCGGCGGCGATCCCGCCCGTTCTCGACGCCGTGCGACGGCTGCTGCGGATCGACGCCGAACCCGCCGCGACGTTCGCCCATCGCTGGACATTCGCCCGCCCCGTGGGAACGACCGGCGAGCCCTTCTCCCGGACTCCGGGGCTGTCCGCCTGCGGCGATGCCTGGGGTGATCGGGCCGCTGTCCGCACGGCGTGGGGCTCAGGTCACGCGCTCGGACGAGCACTCGCCGCCACCTGA